One genomic segment of Nerophis lumbriciformis linkage group LG20, RoL_Nlum_v2.1, whole genome shotgun sequence includes these proteins:
- the LOC140676653 gene encoding uncharacterized protein: MDDYCYAKMATSAKREHERESTSSKSPTEIKTKDEDVEQLIGNPEEVSPQLGGSSTLKQETPQPPCIKKEEEELCITQEGECLLGREEADYTKFPLHILFVKTEDDEEKPQVNNLLAPLSDSEAEDEVEEPLSNKDYEGDMKTHTDNKHSTKKRGKTCLSCSVCAKSFTKKSRLTEHMRTHTGEKTFKCSVCFKSFSRNSVLTEHTRTHTGEKTFKCSVCGKSFSRNSILTEHMKTHTGEKTFKCSVCSISFSRNSDLTQHMRTHTGEKPFKCSVCGKSFSRNGSLTKHMRTHTGEKPFSCSVCGNNFSQNSSLTEHMRTHTGEKTFKCSVCDKSFSRSSNLTKHMRTHTGEKPFNCSVCSNSFSQNSSLTAHMRTHTGEKTFKCSVCDKSFSRSSILTKHMRTHTGEKPFSCSVCGKRYPHNADVVKHTRTHKGK; this comes from the exons atggacgactactgctatgctaagatggcgacgtccgctaaaagagaacatgaaagagaatcaacttccagcaaatcaccaacggagataaagacgaaagatgaag acgtcgagcagctgatcggtaatccagaagaagtttcccctcagttaggggggagctccactttgaagcaggagactccacaaccaccctgcattaaaaaggaagaggaggaactctgcatcactcaggagggagagtgtcttctaggacgagaggaagctgattacaccaagtttccactgcaTATTCTctttgtgaagactgaagatgatgaagagaaaccacaagtgaacaacctcttagctccactatcagatagtgaggctgaagacgaggttgaagaacctttgagcaaCAAAGACTATGAGGGTGATATGaagactcacactgacaacaaacactctacaaagaagagaggtaaaacatgtttgagctgctcagtttgtgctaaaagttttactaaaaagagccgtttgactgaacacatgagaacacacacaggagaaaaaacatttaagtgttcagtttgtttcaaaagcttttctcgaaatagcGTTTTGACTGaacacacgagaacacacacaggagaaaaaacatttaagtgttcagtttgtggcaaaagcttttctcgaaatagcattttgactgaacacatgaaaacacacacaggagaaaaaacatttaagtgttcagtttgtaGCATAAGTTTTTCTCGAAATAgcgatttgactcaacacatgagaacacacacaggagaaaaaccatttaagtgttcagtttgtggcaaaagcttttctcgaaatggcagtttgactaaacacatgagaacacacacaggtgaaaaaccatttagttgttcagtttgtggcaacaacttttctcaaaatagctctttgactgaacacatgagaacacacacaggagaaaaaacatttaagtgttccgtttgtgacaaaagcttttctcgaagtagcaatttgactaaacacatgagaacacacacaggtgaaaaaccatttaattgttcagtttgcagcaacagcttttctcaaaatagctccTTGactgcacacatgagaacacacacaggagaaaaaacatttaagtgttccgtttgtgacaaaagcttttctcgaaGTAGCattttgactaaacacatgagaacacacacaggtgaaaaaccatttagttgttcagtgtgcggTAAAAGGTACCCACATAATGCAGacgtagtaaaacacacaagaacacacaagggaaaataa